Sequence from the Luteibacter aegosomaticola genome:
AACGCCGGCAGTTCGCCACTGGGGTCAAGAAGGGGATTGGTGGTGCTGTCCATGGGTGTCTCCTCGTTCGACACCCAGCGTGGTGCCCCCACGAGCCCAAATCAAGCAGTAAGTTAAAGGGCCGCTAAGCCCCTGTTTCGCTTACCCCTGGCGCCCACATTACCCTTCCGACAGGTACGAATCCTTCAACTTCACATAGTTAGCGGCGGAGTAATACAGCTGCTCCACCTGCTTATCGCTAAGCACCCGGACCATCTTCGCCGGGTTGCCCACCCACAATTCGCGCTCGCCGACGACCTTACCCGGCGGCACGAGCGCGCCCGCCGCGACAAAGGCGTTCTTCTTTACGACGGCCCCGTCCAGCACCGTGGCATGCATGCCGATAAGGCACCCATCCTCGATGGTGCAGGCGTGGATGACCGCGCCGTGGCCGATGGTGACGTCGTCGCCAATGATCGTGGGAAACCCGCCAGGGCTATAAGGACCATCGTGGGTCACGTGGATGATGGCGCCATCCTGGAGATTGCTGCGCGCACCGATCCGGATGTGGTGCACATCGCCGCGGGCCACCGCACCTGGCCAGATCGACACATCATCGGCCAGTTCGACATCGCCGATGAGGGTGGCGGCAGGATCCACGTAGACGCGGGCGCCAAGGCGGGGGAGCATGCCCTTGAAGGGGCGGATGTTAGTAGGCATGCCGCGATTTTAGCCCTTGGGAAGGGGCCCTGTGGCGGTACCGCGAACGGCGTCGCGCACAGGGTGCGCTCCTACTGGAACTTTCCGCCGGTGATGTGGCCGGCTTCGTCCCATTGGGGGAAGTAGCGGCTGTTGTTCATGCGGATTTCCATGGTGGTGGGCGTATTCGGCATCACCAGCAGGACGTCGGGGTAGGCGGCCTTGAATTGCTCGGCCGTGGGCTTGGTGGCGATGAAGGCATCGAACGCCTTTTCATCGGTGACGAAGCCTTTGACCGGCGCGGGCGCCGACGGTGTGGTGGCCGGGGCGGTCTGGCATGCGCTGAGGGCAGCGCCGCCAAGGATAGCCATGAAAAAAAGGGTTCCGATGCGGTACATGGGGCAGGCTCCTTGCCTTGGGGGAGCCCGCATCATAGGACACCGTCCAGCGACGAACCATGAACCAGTGCCCGGCAGGCAAAACCCACCGGGCACGGGCTTCGCCTGGGCCTTTAGTGGAAGGAACCGCCCACGATGTGCTGGCGGGTCTCGTCGTAGGTCGGGTACAGGCGGCTGTTGTCCCGACGGATCTCCATCGTCGTGGCGTCACGCGGGCCTACGATGAAGATGCACGGCAGGGCTGCGCGCGCCTGCTCGAGGGTCGGCTTGGTCTTGTGCAGATAGCTAAGCATCGCTTCCGGGTGGTTACGGTCGCAGGCCACCGGAGTGGACATCGCCGAAGCGGCGAACGGGGTGGAACAGGTGATGATGGCCAACAGGCCGAGAACGTGACGCTTCATGGGTAGGCTCCTTGCCTTGAGATGGACGCCCCGTCGTGGGGCGCCCGGGGGATGGTGGCGCGTTAGCGGAACTCGCCACCAATGATGCGCAGACGGGTTTCGTCGTAGTACGGGAACAGACGGCTATTGTCCGTACGCAGTTCACGCGTGGTGACTTCGTCCGGGCCGACGACATGCGTACAGGAGGAAAGCCAGACACGTGCGTGGTCGAGTGTCGGCCGGATCTTCTGAAGCCAGTTCAGCATGGCCTCGGGCTTCGCGCGGTCGCAGCCATAGGTCGCTGGCTTGGCAGCGGTGATGACCGGGGCGCAAAGGGCGATGATGGCCAGCAGGCCGATCGCGTGACACTTCATGGGTAGGCTCCTTGCCTTGATGTCATGGGCGCCCTTCACTGGACGCCCGAACAGCATGTACGACCTTGGCCGACTCGTTCCTGAATATCAGCTTCCGTTTTTCCTACGGATCGCGTCAGCCTTTGCCTCGTCTTCCGCCGTCACGACCTGCTGCTGGGCGTCGAGTTTGGCGCCGAGGATGATCAGCGTGTAGTTGGTCGGGTCGAAGTCGCGGATCAGGGCGATCTCGCGGCGCGCCTCTTCGAGCTCACGGCGGTTGATCTGGCGCTCAATCGTGTTTGAAGCGAAGGGAAGCGTTTCGCGCAGCGCGTCGCTGGCTGTCGCGTTGTTCGCATCGAGCTGAAGAATACTGAGGTAGTACTCATAAGCGTTGTTACCCTGCGGCGCCACCAGCCGGCCTTCCTTCGTGGCGTCGCGAGCCAGTCCGAGAAGGATGGTGATTTCGGGCGAGGAGCTCGTCGCCGCGGGGGGCTCAGGAAGCTGGGTCGGGGCTTCAGCTTCGGCAAGCTGATGTTGCTGGCGAATGGTCAGCACAACGGCTGCCACGAGCAACACGGCTGTGACAGCAACGACGATGATCGCGCGGCGGGGTACCGCGGCGAACCGGGAGGCGGAGATCATGGGGGAATTCCGTAACGCAGCCCGCAACCAGGCCGGCCCCCTGTCGGACGGCCCCTGCGGGCTCGCCATCTTCCCCGGCCTTTGTTGCAACTAGGCGACAGCCGGATCGGGCGGCCCGGACTTGCCGTACCATCGGGCGCATGCTCGATATCCACGCCATCGCTGTCGTGTTCTCCGTCTATATCGTGGGCGTCGTCATTCCCGGGCCCAACTTCGTGGCGGTGGCGCACAAGGCGGCTTCGACGAATACCGCCGATGCGCTGGCGATGGTGGCCGGTATCGTGGTGGTGAACCTGTTTTGGGCCACCTGCTCGATCCTCGGCGTGGGTATCGTGTTCGCCACGTTCCCCTGGATCGCGCTAGCGGTGAAGATCGCGGGCGCCGCCTACCTCATCTGGTTCGGTGGCCGGCTGATCGTGAAGGCAGGGAGCGCCAGCACCGCTCGGGTGAACGAAGGCGGCCCCACCGTCTGGCAATCGTTCCGTGCCGGCATCGCGACCAATATCGCCAATCCCAAATCCATGGCGTTTTTCGCTGCCGTGTTTGCCGCCGCCGCGCCGGCCCACGTGAATGCCCCCACCTTCTTCGGCATGCTCGCCACCGTGGCCGTCGTCGCGTCCACCTGGTACGCCATGGTGGCGGTGTTGTTTGCCACGCCGCGGGTGGCATCGCGGTATCGCCACTGGAAGAAAGGCATCGACCGCGTCTGCGGCTCGGTGATTCTGGCGCTTGGGGTTCGCCAACTGGTTCGCTGAAACGAACGCGTCATTGTGCGAGCCTAGCCTCCGGCTCATGGAGGTGCCCGATGCGTTTCCCGCTCCGCGTCCTTAGTTCCACACTCGCGCTGGCTGCGCTTGCCGGCTGCGCCGCTACGCCCGCCCCTGAAGTCGCCACCCTTCCGCCGGCCGGACCGATCGCGGTCTCCTGCGTCGAAGACGCGATCAGCGATACGCCGTGCCTGGCGGCTGCCCGTCGCGATTGCCCGCGCCCGGCCGTGGATACGATCCATCTGGTGCTCGCGAAGCAGGACGCCGACAAGGCGAGCTACCAATACCGCGCCACGTATTTCTGCCCTTCGACGCAGGGCGCCGTGGCCATGCCCCGGTGAGGTCAGGCGGCGGTCGCGCGCTCCAGCGCCGATAGCCAGGCCACGGCATGCTCCCTATCCGGGCCGCACATGGCGGCTTCCGGCTGAAGCCCACCGCAAACCTTCGGCCGCTCAGGGTGGCCGAAGATCTTGCAGCGGTTGTCATCGCTTAGCTGGATACAGCGGACGCCTGCCGGCTTGCCGTGGGGCATGCCCGGGATGGGCGAGCTGATCGACGGAGCGATGCAGCAGGCGCCACAGCCGGGGCGGCAGGCGAGGGCCATCAGTAGCGCTGGCGAAGCTCCCGGTACACCGGGTCGGTGTCCGGGCGCTGGCCGTGCCAGCGTTCGAAGGCGTCGGCGGCCTGTTCCACCAGCATGCCCAGGCCATCGCGGAACCAGTCGGGACGCACACCTGCAGCCACGGCCCAGCCCTTGAAGCCGGCCGCAGCCGCGCCGTAGCAAAGATCGTAAGCGGTCGAGTGGTCCTGCACGATGGACATCGGCAGGTCGAAATCACCGCCGGTGACGCCGATGGACGTGGCGTTGACCACGAGGTCGAAGCACTCGCCTTCCAGGCCATCCCAATAACGGGTGTGGCAACGCGCCGGTTCGCCAATGGCGTCGGCGATCTCGTCGGCCCGCTCGGGCGTGCGGTTAGCGATGGTCAGGGTCTGCACACCGGCATCCATCAGCGCCCAGGCCACGGCCTTGGCCGCGCCGCCGGCACCGAGGAGCAGGGCATCGTGGCCACGCAGGTCGAAACCATGGCGTTCGGTGATATCGCGGACGAAGCCGCCACCGTCGGTGTTGTGGGCGGCGATTCGGCCATCGGGCAGGCGGGTGAGCGTATTGGCCACGCCCGTGCGCATGGCGGCTTCGCTGCGCTCATCCGCCAGGGCAAACGCGGCGTGCTTGTGCGGCAAGGTGACGTTGGCACCCACGCCACCTTCGGCGAAGAAGCGGCGAACGGCGGCCTCAAACTCGGCCGGCGCGGCATCGATCGTCGTGTATTCAAGGCGGATGCCCAACTGCCTCGCGAACGCCGCATGGATCTCGGGCGAAAGCGAATGCGCGATCGGGTGGCCAAATACGGCGAAACGTTGCGCTTCAGCGCTCATGGATGCTCCTGGCTAGGCGCCGGACCGCATGCCCGACGAGGCGATTCTACCAAGGCCTAGAGGTAATCCGGCTTGCCGACGTCATCCGGCCGCTGAGGTACCTTGCGCATCTTTTCCACCGGGAAGCCCTGAGCCCGGGCCACGTCCAGCAAGCGCCTGTACACGGCGTCGTCGATCACCGGGTCCTTCGCCAGCACCCAAAGCAGCTTCCGCGAGGGCAGCCCCACCAGGCTGACCCGGTAATCGTCGGAAAGGGCGAGGATCGAGTAATCGGAGCGGAACGGCCACAGAAGCTGGACCTTCCAGCGGCTCGGGTCCTTCGGGTCCGGCAACCAGGCCTTGCCGTGCCAGCGTTTGGCTGGCTGATCGAAGCCTTTCCGGTAGTGGTACCAGTTGTCGATGCTGCCATCCGGGCGCAGGCGGTATTCGTCGGCGGTGGCCACCTTGCCGCGTTCGAACATGTTGGGCAGGGTGCCGATGACGTACCAGGTGCCCATGTAGCGGGGAAGGTCGACGTGCTCCACCGTTTTGAGCGGTGCATCCACGGCACACCCCGCGGCGGCGACACCGACCATGAGAAGCACTGCGGCAGCGAAGCGTTTCATGAGGGCAGGCTGCGACGACGAAGGTCAAGACGCGGTCAACGGTCGCGGTCCGTGAGACGGGGGAGCGTCAGGATCCAGCCATGCCATCCTCCAAGGAGCCCTCCATGCACGACATGCTGACCCCGCGCCGTACCGTTGCCCTGATCGCCCTGGCCTGGCTGGCCGGCGGGATGCTGTTGCTGCTGCTGACCCCGCTTTCCGGGCGCAGCGATGCGTTGGGCTGGACGCCGGTGTTCTGGTTGCTCCTGGCACCGATGAGCGTGCTCGTGACGCTTAAGCCGCGGCTTCCGCTGGATTTGCTCGCGAGCCTGATACGCCGCTGAGTTGCCGCAAGGCGGCCGTTAGGGCTGGATTCCCAAGCGCTTCATCTCAAGCCGGCGGAGAAACTCCTGCATGATGCGCAGGTACAGGTCTTCGCCGAGATACGCGTCTTCGACACCCGCATCGATCGACGGATTGTCGTTGACCTCGATCACCACCGGCCGGTCGCCGACCTGCTTCAGATCCACGCCGTAGAGCCCATCACCGATGGTCTGCGTCGCCTTCAGCGCCAGCTTCACCACATCGGAAGGTGCCTCGCGCACGGGCACGGTGCGGAAGCCACCGGATTTCGCCGTGCCCTTCGCACCGTGGTTGTAGATCTGCCAGTGGCCGCGCGACATGAAGTACTGGCACGCGTACAAGGGCTCGTGATTCAACACACCGATACGCCAGTCGAATTCCGTGTACAGGTATTCCTGCGCGATGAGCAGCGCGCTATGCGCGAATAGTTCCGCTGCGGCCTTTTCCAACGCCTCGGGTGATTCCACTTTCACCACGCCACGCGAAAACGAACCATCAGGAATCTTGAGCACGATGGGCAAGCCAAGCCGCTCGGGCAGGTCGCGCAGGCGGCGAGTGTCGTCGCGGTAGAGGATTTCGGTCTTCGGTGTCGCGAGTTTGCGCGCGACCATCAGATCGTTCAGAAAGATCTTGTTCGTGCAGCGCAGGATCGAGGTGGGGTCGTCCATCACCACCATGCCTTCGCGTTCCGCGCGGTGGGCGAAACGGTAGGTGTGGTTATCGCTCGCCGTCGTTTCACGAATAAACAGGCCATCGTACTCGGCGAGGCGCTGGTAATCGTTCTTGCTGATCGGGTCGACCTCGATACCGAGGTGCTTGCCCGCTTCGATAAAGTGCTTCAACGCCTTCTTGTTCGAAGGCGGCATGGCCTCGTTCGGATCCACGAGCATCGCGATGTCATAGCGGTACTGCTTGCGCGCGCGAGGGCGGCGCCAGATCTTCCGCGAGAACTTCTCCAGCGCGGCGGCGAACGCGTCTTCCTGGGCATCATCAAGCGTGTGCAGGCCCACGGGCTTCACCGCGGAGATCTGCCAGATGCGCTCGCGCTCGAATTCGATCCGCATGAGCGGGCACGGGAACAGGTCGAAGATCTGCCTCGCAAGATCCTGCAGGTCAGGGTAGGCGGTTTCGCCGAAGTACATGAGCACGCCGAAGTCCGTCGTATCGCGGCCGCGGGCGGGCAGGAAATTCTCGAGCTTCTCGTTGAGATCCTCGATCTGCAGGCCATACAGCGAGCGGCGGCGCAGGTCGTTCACCGTGCGCACGGACGGGATGACCTTGTGCCCGCGGGCCTCGGCCAGCAACGAAACGTAGTAGCCCGTGCCCAGGTATTTGTAGCTGCGGCACAGGTTGATGACGTGGGTACGCTCGTCGTCACCGCCGATGGGCTCGCGGAGGTAATCCATAGCGCTCACGACATCGGCGGACGGGTAATACGAGCCCCAGTCCGAGGCTTTTTCCACGACGATGACGAGCCGGCTCATGTGACCTCGATTCCACGGCGGATACCTGGATCGACCCCGCCCGGGGCCGAATGTTCGCCGGTGGCGCAGTGTGTTCCGCGCGGTGCCGCCGCACAAGGCGGCACGCGGTCGGTTCAGGGGCGGATTAAGGAAAAAGTCATTGATCCGTCGCGCGCACGGGTCTACAGTGCCGCGCTTGCCCCGCCCCCCACCCTTCGCGCCGGAGTCTCCAAGCGCATGCGTCCACCCCCGGTAACCGCCGCGGTACGCGTCCGTCGCGCCGAGGTCAGTGATCTCGACGATCTGGTCGCCCTCGAAGAGGCGACCTTCGACACCGACCGCCTCAGCCGCGCCCAGTACCGCAAGCACCTCGATAGCGAAACCGCACAGGTGCTCGTCGCCAGTGCGAACCACCGCCGCTTCCTCGGTACGGCGGTCGTGTTCTACCGCAAGGGCACCACGGTAGCGCGCCTGTACTCGATCGCGACCAAGCCGCAGGCGCGTGGCAAGGGCGTTGGCTCCGCGTTGATCGAAGCGGCTGAAGAGGCCGCCCGCCTCCGCGGCTGTCGCGCGCTGCGCCTGGAGGTCCGCAAGGACAATGGCGTTGCCATCCGCCTGTACGAACGCATGGGCTACCGGCACATCGGCGAGTACGCGAAGTACTACGGCGATGGCGCCGACGCGCTGCGCCTCGAGAAGGCGCTTTGAGGCCACCGGGGGCTATACTGGCCGCCGTTTCCGGGAAGACGCCCATGCGCCGACTGATCCTGCCGCTCGTCCTCGCCTGCGCCGCCGCAGCCAGCCTCGAAGGCTGTGGCCAGAAGGGCAACCTGTTCATGCCCCCACCGCCCGCACCAGGTACGACGGCAAAGCCGGCCACGGCACCGCCGCAGGGCCACCAGGGCCAGTCGCTGGAATCGGCCACCAGCCCGAAGGTGGAACCCGCGCGCGCTTCAACGGTGGACTTGCCGACCCCGGCAAGCACGTCGATGACCCCGTACAACCCCATCATCCACCAGTAACGCCGCCATGCCGTCACGCTTTACCAAGATGCACGGGATCGGCAACGACTTCGTGATCGTGGATTGGCGCGAGGACGCCGGGCGCGTGCCCAACGCCGCCCGCATCAAGGCCCTGGCCGATCGCCACACGGGCATCGGTTTCGACCAGCTGATCAGCATTGAACCCGCGCGTGACCCCTCGGCGGCGTTCTATTACGGCCTGTGGAATGCCGACGGCTCGCCCGCGGGCCAATGCGGCAATGGCGTGCGTTGTGTTGCGGCCTGGCTCTACCGCGACGGCGTGATCGAGCGCGACGTTCCCGTCCGCCTCGAAAGCCCGTCGGGCCCGGTCGTGGTCAGGGTGCTGAACGAGTCGACCGTCACGGTCGACATGGGCGAACCCGATTTCGATCCGGCCCACATCCCCCTCGACCATGCACCGCATGCGACGTACACGCTGCAGGTCGCGGGCGAAGAGGTGAGCTTTGGCGCGGTTTCGATGGGCAACCCGCACGGCGTGGTGTTCGTCGACGACCTCGCCGATCCGCGCGTCGATCGCCTTGGTCCCCTTCTTACCACGCACCCCATCTTCCCGCAGGACGCCAACATCGGCTTCGTCCAGCGGGTCGCCGCCGATCGGCTGAAGCTGCGCGTGCACGAGCGCGGCGCCGGCTGGACCCAGGCCTGCGGTACGGGTGCCTGCGCTGCCGCCGCGGTCTCGCAGGCGCTGGGCCTGGCCGCCCCCAAGGTGGCGGTCGAGCTGCCGGGCGGCACGCTCGATATCGAATGGCACGGCCCCGGCCACACCCTGTGGATGACCGGCCCGGCCGCGTTCGTGTTCGAAGGCGAAGTGTGACGCGAGCGCGCGAACACGGCACACTCGACGCCAGAGCATGACGAAGGAAAGCAGCACCATGACCGACACCGCGATCGACGGCGATATCAAGCCAGCCACCGTGGCGTCGTACCTGCGGCGGCATCCCACCTTCCTCACCGATTATCCCGAGCTGGCCAACGAGCTCACGCTTCCCAGCGCCAACGGCCCCGCCGCGTCGCTGGCCGTGCACCAGCTACGCACGTTGCGCGAGAAAAACGCCGAGCTCGAAACCAGGCTGCGCGACCTCGCCAGCATTGCCGGTGACAACGAGAGCCTGATGCGCCGCGTCCACGGCTTGATGCTCGCCCTGCTTAGTGCCGGCGGCATTGAAGAGACCGTACGCAGCGTGGTGCGCCGGCTGACCGACGATTTCCAGTCCGAACGGGTGCGCCTGGTGTTCTTCGGCGATCTGGCCGGCCTGCCCGACGAGCCGTGGCTGCTGCGCGAACCGCGCGGATTGGCCGGCCTGCCGGAGTTCGCTTCGTTCCTTGAACACGCCGACCCCGTAGCCGGGCGGCTCGCCCCGGACAAGCTGCACCGCCTGTTTGGCGATGCCGCGCCCGACGTGCGCTCCGCGGCCCTGATGCGGATCGGCCCGGATGCCCTGCTGGCCATCGGCAGCGCTGATGCCGACCGGTTCCATCCCGGCATGGGCACGCTGTTCCTCGACATGATTTCCACCACCGTCGGCTCGGCGATCGAACGGGCCCGGAAGGCCGCGTGAGCCCGCGCGAGGCCGTTGAGGCCTTCCTGCGGCATTTCTCAGCCGAACGGGCGCCCTCGGCGCACACGCTGGCCGCCTACCGCCGGGATCT
This genomic interval carries:
- a CDS encoding gamma carbonic anhydrase family protein, whose product is MPTNIRPFKGMLPRLGARVYVDPAATLIGDVELADDVSIWPGAVARGDVHHIRIGARSNLQDGAIIHVTHDGPYSPGGFPTIIGDDVTIGHGAVIHACTIEDGCLIGMHATVLDGAVVKKNAFVAAGALVPPGKVVGERELWVGNPAKMVRVLSDKQVEQLYYSAANYVKLKDSYLSEG
- a CDS encoding energy transducer TonB, with amino-acid sequence MISASRFAAVPRRAIIVVAVTAVLLVAAVVLTIRQQHQLAEAEAPTQLPEPPAATSSSPEITILLGLARDATKEGRLVAPQGNNAYEYYLSILQLDANNATASDALRETLPFASNTIERQINRRELEEARREIALIRDFDPTNYTLIILGAKLDAQQQVVTAEDEAKADAIRRKNGS
- a CDS encoding LysE family translocator, producing the protein MLDIHAIAVVFSVYIVGVVIPGPNFVAVAHKAASTNTADALAMVAGIVVVNLFWATCSILGVGIVFATFPWIALAVKIAGAAYLIWFGGRLIVKAGSASTARVNEGGPTVWQSFRAGIATNIANPKSMAFFAAVFAAAAPAHVNAPTFFGMLATVAVVASTWYAMVAVLFATPRVASRYRHWKKGIDRVCGSVILALGVRQLVR
- a CDS encoding YkgJ family cysteine cluster protein, translating into MALACRPGCGACCIAPSISSPIPGMPHGKPAGVRCIQLSDDNRCKIFGHPERPKVCGGLQPEAAMCGPDREHAVAWLSALERATAA
- the aroE gene encoding shikimate dehydrogenase, with the translated sequence MSAEAQRFAVFGHPIAHSLSPEIHAAFARQLGIRLEYTTIDAAPAEFEAAVRRFFAEGGVGANVTLPHKHAAFALADERSEAAMRTGVANTLTRLPDGRIAAHNTDGGGFVRDITERHGFDLRGHDALLLGAGGAAKAVAWALMDAGVQTLTIANRTPERADEIADAIGEPARCHTRYWDGLEGECFDLVVNATSIGVTGGDFDLPMSIVQDHSTAYDLCYGAAAAGFKGWAVAAGVRPDWFRDGLGMLVEQAADAFERWHGQRPDTDPVYRELRQRY
- a CDS encoding lipocalin family protein gives rise to the protein MKRFAAAVLLMVGVAAAGCAVDAPLKTVEHVDLPRYMGTWYVIGTLPNMFERGKVATADEYRLRPDGSIDNWYHYRKGFDQPAKRWHGKAWLPDPKDPSRWKVQLLWPFRSDYSILALSDDYRVSLVGLPSRKLLWVLAKDPVIDDAVYRRLLDVARAQGFPVEKMRKVPQRPDDVGKPDYL
- a CDS encoding RimK family protein; its protein translation is MSRLVIVVEKASDWGSYYPSADVVSAMDYLREPIGGDDERTHVINLCRSYKYLGTGYYVSLLAEARGHKVIPSVRTVNDLRRRSLYGLQIEDLNEKLENFLPARGRDTTDFGVLMYFGETAYPDLQDLARQIFDLFPCPLMRIEFERERIWQISAVKPVGLHTLDDAQEDAFAAALEKFSRKIWRRPRARKQYRYDIAMLVDPNEAMPPSNKKALKHFIEAGKHLGIEVDPISKNDYQRLAEYDGLFIRETTASDNHTYRFAHRAEREGMVVMDDPTSILRCTNKIFLNDLMVARKLATPKTEILYRDDTRRLRDLPERLGLPIVLKIPDGSFSRGVVKVESPEALEKAAAELFAHSALLIAQEYLYTEFDWRIGVLNHEPLYACQYFMSRGHWQIYNHGAKGTAKSGGFRTVPVREAPSDVVKLALKATQTIGDGLYGVDLKQVGDRPVVIEVNDNPSIDAGVEDAYLGEDLYLRIMQEFLRRLEMKRLGIQP
- a CDS encoding GNAT family N-acetyltransferase, translating into MRPPPVTAAVRVRRAEVSDLDDLVALEEATFDTDRLSRAQYRKHLDSETAQVLVASANHRRFLGTAVVFYRKGTTVARLYSIATKPQARGKGVGSALIEAAEEAARLRGCRALRLEVRKDNGVAIRLYERMGYRHIGEYAKYYGDGADALRLEKAL
- the lptM gene encoding LPS translocon maturation chaperone LptM — protein: MRRLILPLVLACAAAASLEGCGQKGNLFMPPPPAPGTTAKPATAPPQGHQGQSLESATSPKVEPARASTVDLPTPASTSMTPYNPIIHQ
- the dapF gene encoding diaminopimelate epimerase, which translates into the protein MPSRFTKMHGIGNDFVIVDWREDAGRVPNAARIKALADRHTGIGFDQLISIEPARDPSAAFYYGLWNADGSPAGQCGNGVRCVAAWLYRDGVIERDVPVRLESPSGPVVVRVLNESTVTVDMGEPDFDPAHIPLDHAPHATYTLQVAGEEVSFGAVSMGNPHGVVFVDDLADPRVDRLGPLLTTHPIFPQDANIGFVQRVAADRLKLRVHERGAGWTQACGTGACAAAAVSQALGLAAPKVAVELPGGTLDIEWHGPGHTLWMTGPAAFVFEGEV
- a CDS encoding DUF484 family protein translates to MTDTAIDGDIKPATVASYLRRHPTFLTDYPELANELTLPSANGPAASLAVHQLRTLREKNAELETRLRDLASIAGDNESLMRRVHGLMLALLSAGGIEETVRSVVRRLTDDFQSERVRLVFFGDLAGLPDEPWLLREPRGLAGLPEFASFLEHADPVAGRLAPDKLHRLFGDAAPDVRSAALMRIGPDALLAIGSADADRFHPGMGTLFLDMISTTVGSAIERARKAA